A stretch of Pelagicoccus sp. SDUM812003 DNA encodes these proteins:
- a CDS encoding circularly permuted type 2 ATP-grasp protein — MPDIDNSKPLTRNWMREYSPPEGYYDEYLDAEGKPRPHWARISDAFGRIDKDSWKRRKRQLDRLIQDNGITYNVYGENKAHLHPWSMDLLPHVLGPEEVAKIESALSQRATLLNIVLGDVYGRQTMLQSSRMPPFLIYSNPNFLRPCHGLLSPRSKHIHLYAADISRAPDGNWWVLGDRVEAASGLGYALENRMLSSRIFPKIMWEARTRSLQPFINAFTQHIESLAPQNSNSPNIALLTAGPNNETYFEQSFLARNLGYTLAEGADLTVRNNRLYMKTIGGVQQVDVLLRRIDSSWTDPLELRNESLIGIPGLVNAVRQGNVSIANALGSGFVETSAMLAFLPWFCRNYLGENLEMPSVATWWCGQESERKYVLDNLDNLAIKPTFWGPGAASYFGPSLSSKQKEELVAKIHRYPESFCGQEIVSNGTIPVDIDGALQPRHFQLRVFLAPTENGWKMMPGGLLRYAQEENDVVVSMQQGGATKDTWALRSKSDKSERSYGSNHDRVVVERRHYNDLPSRTADNLFWLGRYVERAEGLTRVLRSLCSMMVDEADRETHQAALPFLRQILPPGSDTKAFVDPKTASPNLEKVEKAISFALFEEKNLESLVSNFASIDRAANKAKERLSNETWFRLTELKELAQASVDNMPTVFDDETLYLLDKTLETLASFSGNLAENTTRSQGWRFLEIGRRLERALSISFLLSAAYKSTGPNDETLVAKLLEWGDSSITYRRRYLNNMLDTNLLEVLCFDTSNPRSLAFQIEQLRHLLEKLPHTVNSKRHPIDQAALRLYSRIGLSSPEQLMSRGLNAGGSLPLLSFLEQTNDDLLILAQRLEQSYFAHTQVAQQQKSYMNLA; from the coding sequence ATGCCCGACATAGACAACAGCAAGCCTTTGACTCGCAACTGGATGCGAGAGTACAGCCCGCCAGAGGGGTATTACGACGAGTACCTAGACGCCGAGGGCAAGCCGCGTCCCCATTGGGCTCGAATCTCGGACGCCTTCGGGCGCATCGACAAGGATTCCTGGAAGCGCCGCAAGCGCCAGCTCGATCGCCTGATTCAGGACAACGGCATCACCTACAACGTCTACGGCGAGAACAAGGCGCACCTGCACCCCTGGTCCATGGACCTGCTTCCTCACGTGCTCGGCCCAGAGGAAGTCGCCAAGATCGAGTCCGCGCTCTCGCAGCGGGCCACCCTGCTCAACATCGTGCTGGGCGACGTCTATGGGCGCCAGACCATGCTGCAGAGCAGCCGCATGCCGCCCTTTCTCATCTATTCGAACCCCAATTTCCTGCGCCCCTGCCACGGCCTGCTGTCTCCGCGATCCAAGCACATCCACCTGTACGCCGCGGACATATCCCGGGCTCCGGACGGGAACTGGTGGGTGTTGGGCGACCGAGTCGAGGCCGCCTCGGGCTTGGGCTACGCTCTGGAAAACCGCATGCTCTCCTCGCGCATCTTCCCTAAGATCATGTGGGAGGCCCGCACCCGGTCCTTGCAGCCCTTCATCAACGCCTTCACCCAGCACATCGAATCGCTCGCACCGCAGAACAGCAACAGCCCGAACATCGCTCTGCTGACCGCCGGGCCCAACAACGAGACCTACTTCGAGCAGTCGTTCCTCGCCCGCAATCTCGGCTACACGCTGGCGGAAGGGGCTGACCTGACGGTTCGCAACAACCGCCTCTACATGAAAACCATCGGTGGGGTGCAGCAGGTGGACGTGCTGCTTCGACGCATCGACTCCTCCTGGACCGACCCGCTGGAACTGCGAAACGAGTCGCTCATCGGCATCCCAGGTCTGGTCAACGCGGTGCGACAAGGCAACGTATCCATCGCCAACGCCCTAGGCTCCGGCTTCGTGGAGACCTCCGCCATGCTGGCCTTCCTGCCCTGGTTCTGCCGAAACTACTTGGGCGAGAATCTGGAGATGCCATCGGTCGCCACCTGGTGGTGCGGCCAGGAGAGCGAGCGCAAGTACGTGCTGGACAACCTGGACAACCTCGCCATCAAGCCGACCTTCTGGGGCCCGGGCGCCGCGTCGTACTTCGGCCCTTCTCTCTCCTCCAAGCAAAAGGAGGAGCTGGTCGCGAAGATCCACCGCTACCCGGAAAGCTTCTGCGGCCAGGAAATCGTGTCAAACGGTACCATACCGGTCGACATCGACGGAGCGTTGCAGCCGCGCCACTTCCAGCTGCGGGTCTTCCTCGCCCCAACGGAGAACGGGTGGAAAATGATGCCCGGCGGCCTGCTGCGCTACGCCCAGGAGGAAAACGACGTGGTGGTCTCCATGCAGCAAGGCGGGGCGACCAAGGATACCTGGGCCCTGCGCTCGAAGTCGGACAAATCGGAGCGGAGCTACGGATCGAACCACGATCGCGTGGTGGTGGAGCGTCGGCACTACAACGACCTGCCCAGCCGCACCGCGGACAACCTCTTCTGGCTCGGCCGATACGTGGAGCGGGCCGAAGGACTGACCCGCGTGCTGCGCTCTCTCTGCTCCATGATGGTGGACGAAGCGGACCGCGAAACCCATCAGGCGGCCCTGCCTTTCCTGCGCCAGATCCTGCCCCCAGGCAGCGATACCAAAGCCTTCGTCGACCCGAAAACCGCCTCGCCCAACCTGGAAAAAGTGGAAAAGGCCATCAGCTTCGCCCTTTTCGAGGAAAAGAATCTGGAAAGCCTGGTCTCCAACTTCGCCAGCATCGATCGAGCCGCCAACAAGGCCAAGGAACGCCTCTCCAACGAAACCTGGTTTCGCCTCACCGAGCTCAAGGAGCTGGCCCAAGCCTCGGTGGACAACATGCCCACCGTCTTCGACGACGAAACGCTCTACCTGCTGGACAAGACGCTCGAAACCCTGGCCAGCTTCTCAGGCAACCTGGCGGAGAACACCACCCGCAGCCAGGGCTGGCGCTTTCTGGAGATCGGACGACGCCTCGAACGGGCCCTCTCCATTTCCTTTCTGCTCTCGGCGGCCTACAAGTCCACCGGTCCCAACGACGAGACCCTGGTGGCGAAGCTGCTCGAATGGGGCGACAGCTCCATCACCTACCGCAGACGCTACCTCAACAACATGCTGGACACCAATCTGCTGGAGGTTCTCTGCTTCGACACCAGCAACCCGCGCTCGCTCGCCTTCCAAATCGAGCAGCTCCGCCACCTGCTAGAGAAGCTGCCGCACACCGTGAATTCCAAGCGCCACCCCATCGATCAAGCCGCCCTGCGTCTCTACAGCCGCATCGGCCTAAGCAGCCCTGAGCAGCTGATGAGTCGCGGACTCAACGCCGGCGGCTCCCTGCCCCTGCTCTCGTTTCTCGAGCAGACCAACGACGATCTGCTCATTCTCGCCCAGCGCCTGGAACAGTCCTATTTCGCTCACACCCAGGTCGCCCAGCAGCAAAAG